The Nitrosospira multiformis ATCC 25196 region GCTTTTTCTACCGGCGTATCGAAGTTTTTCCCGATGTTGATCCCCAGAATACCTTTGTAGTCCATCGCCTTCACGTTTGCGACAAGACCCTCGATACCGTTATTATTGAAGCCCATGCGGTTGATAATGGAATTTGCCTGCGGCAGGCGAAACAATCGGGGCTTGGGATTTCCCGGCTGTGGCCGCGGCGTGACCGTGCCAATTTCGATAAATCCGAATCCAAGGGCCGCCAGCGCGTCTATATGTTCGCCATTCTTGTCCAATCCCGCTGCCAAGCCGACAGGGTTGGGAAAGGTCAGCCCCATTATGCTGCGAGAACGGCAGGGCGCAGGACGCGCACGGTAGAGCCCAAGCCGATGGGCCGTCTCCATCGCGTTGAAGGCAATACCATGCGCGGTTTCCGGTTCGAGGGCAAATACCAGGGGACGGAGCAATGAGTAAAGCATCATTCATTCTACCATTGCCGCCGGGGTGAACGCTTGTTCCCTGATCCGGTCTATACGGAGTCTCCATGATAACCGGCGGCAGGCGGGGTTCAGACGCCATGTCTGGCATATTGAAGATTCTAACCGGATATCGGTTGCATAAGTCTTGAACAGGAGCATTCATGAAGTTGCAGCATCTTTCTCTGATCCTGGTTCTCATTTTATTTTCGGGAACTGCTCGCGCCGCCACATTATGGGACAAGTTCAATGATGAGGTGGAAACACTCTATCAGCAGGGAGACTATAAAGGGGCGGCGGTAGCGGCGAAGAAGGCGCTGCAAGCAGCAGAACAGGGGTTGGAGCCGGGTCATCCGGATATTGCAACCAGCCTCAACAGCCTTGCCATGATCCATAGTGCTCAGGGGCACTATAAGGAGGCGGAACCGCTTCTCAAGCGTGCGCAGGCAATTTTTGAAAAATCATTGGGTACAGAAAGCCCGGAAGTGGCCGCAACGCTGAATAACCTGGCGATGCTGTACCGGAACAAAGGGGATTATGCGGAAGCCGAGTCGCTTTACAAGCGCGCGCTGGCGATCGATGAGAAAGCTTTCGGAGAGGAGCATCCCAACGTCGCTGCAAGCCTGAACAATCTGGCGCAGTTATATCAGGCAGAGGGGCAATACCCTCAGTCCGAACCCCTCCTTAAACGGGCAGTGACAATATTGGAAAAAACAGGAGGCCCCTACCATCCCAACTTGGCCGTGAGTCTCAACAATCTCGCCTTGCTTTACAATGCGCAGAAGCAGTATGCGAAAGCCGAACCTTTATACAAACGTGTATTTGCAATCACGAAAAGAGCTTTCGGACCGAATCATCCCAATGTCGCCTTGAGTTTGAACAATCTTGGCGGACTGTATAAGGACCAGGGTAAATATCCTCACGCTGAACCGCTGTTTCGCCGCGCCCTGCTCATCTCGGAAGAAACGCTCGGCCCGGATCACCCGAATGTGGCCACAAGCCTGGAAAACCTGGCGCAGTTGTATAGGGAAATCGGCTATTCCCATAAGGCTGAGCCGTTGGCTAAACGGGCAGCGGCTATCCGGGCGGCAACGCGGTAAATAAAGCAGTGTTTCAGGGGAAGGCGCAGGAAGGGTAATCGGAGAGATTTTCCAGAAGTTCCCATTGGCCATTGATTAGCGCCTGCAATGGCCTGAATGCCGCTTTGTACGCCATTTTTCGACTATCCTTGATCCAGTAGCCGAGGTAAAGATAAGGAAGCTTCAATTCACGGCACTGGTGCGCCTGCCACAAAATATTATAGGTACCAAAACTCGCGCCCGGTACATCCGGGTCGAAAAATGTATAGACCGACGATATTCCGTCAGGCAGCTCATCGATGATGCTGACCATTCGTAAAACACCGTTTTCCCGGAATTCCACCAGTTTCGAATCGACATTGCTGGGCAGCAGAAAATGCCGGTACTGCTCGCGGCTATCCCGATCCATGCCGCCGCCCGAGTGGCGTTGGGCCTGATAACGGAGATACAGTGCGTAGTGATCGGGGTGATAATACAAATCATGCTGAGTCGCAACCAGGTGCCGATGTCGATTCCAGGAACGGCGCTGGCTTCGGCGTAGCGCGAGGCTGTCAACTACCACTCGGACTGGAAGGCAGGCGCGGCAATTGTCACAGAAAGGACGATAAGTAAAAGCCCCGCTGCGACGAAAACCAGCTTGTACGAGACCGCCATAAACAATGGTGTCAATCAGATGACTGGGAGTTGCCACCTGCGAGCGCGCCAGTTGCTCAGGAAGATAGCTGCATGGATAAGACGCGGTAGTGTAGAACTGCAGCGTGGATGCAGGAAGATCATTCAACTTGCTCATGATCGAAACACCATTTTTCGCCTCGTTCCATATAGTTTACCAATTCTTTCAATCTTTGACTAAATTCCTCGCGCGGGATTTCACGCGCGCCGAGGGATGCAAGATGGGCGGTTTTCATCTGGCAATCGATCATTTCAAATCCCCATCGCTCGAGTTGCCGCACCAGATGCACAAATGCAATTTTGGAAGCATTGGAAACGCGCGAGAACATGGATTCACCGAAGAAGACGCGTCCCAGCGCAACTCCATATAGTCCTCCTACCAATTCCCCGTCCATCCAGGTTTCCACGGAATGGGCGAAGCCCATTTCATGCAGGGCGCTATAGGCGAAAATCATTTTATTCTGTATCCAGGTTCCGCAACTGTCTCGCCGCGGTGCGGCACAGGCCCGCATGACCGGGGTGAAATTCCTGTCGGTACGAATTTCATAATTACCCTTTCGCAACGATTTTTGCAGCGAACGAGATACTTTGAGCTCCCGCGGGAACAGCACCATGCGCGGATCGGGACTCCACCAGAGAATGGGGTCGCCATCATTGAACCATGGAAAAATTCCCTGGCTGTATGCCTCGATAAGCCGACGCGGCGAAAGATCGCCCCCTACTGCCAGCAGGCCGTTTGGCTGAATGAGCGCGGTGTGCAGCGGAGGGAAGAGGGAATCAGACGAGAGCCAGGGAATCATGAAACCAGCAAGGCGTTGAGTACCTTCTGTTTGAGTATCAGGAAGCAGGCGTCTGCCGGAAACCTGCGTGATAACGCGTTACGTCGGGAACATCTGCCGATTCAAAGCCCGCCCGTCGCAAGCGGCAGGAATCACATACGCCGCAGGCCAGCCCCGCATCGTCCGCCTGATAGCAGGAAACAGTCATGCTGTAGTCAACGCCGAGCACGCCCCCCCTCTTTATGATCTCCGCCTTCGACAAATTCATTAGAGGCGCGTGAATGGCAAGGCGTGTCCCTTCAATCCCGGCTTTTGTCGCGACGTTCGCCATCGTCTCAAAGGCTTCGATATACTCAGGACGGCAATCGGGATAACCAGAATAGTCAATTGCGTTAACACCGATGAAAATATCCCCGCTCCCCAGCACTTCGGCCCAGGCCAGTGCAATGGAAAGCATGATGGTATTACGCGCGGGTACGTAGGTGCTGGGAATGCCCGGCGTAACCCCGTCCGTCGGAATTTCACGCTCTTTGTCGATAAGCGCGGAGCCCCCGAATGTGGAAAGATCCACTTGAATGATTTTATGGGCGGTGGCACCCAAGGAGCGGGCAAGATTTTTTGCCGCGGCGAGCTCCGCGCCGTGGCGCTGGCCGTAGCTCACGCTCAAGGCATAACACTCATATCCTTGCTGGCGGGCGATAGCAAGGACGGTGGCCGAGTCCAGACCTCCTGACAGCAGCACGACTGCCTTAACCATAAAGTTGTAAAAAACGAGTCACGACGCGGTCTATTTTACCCCGTTAGCACCCGTTATCGTCCGGGGCCCTCCCCCCACAGCAATTTGTGCAACTGAACCTGCATGCGCACGGGCAACCGGTCCCTTAAGATCCATTCCGCAAGGACAGTCGGCTCCAGTTTGCCATGAACGGGAGAAAACAATACAGGACAAGTATGGTCCAACCGATGCTTACCCATCATCTCGACCGCCCACCGGTAATCGTCTTCGTCACAGAGCACAAACTTTACCTCGTCATGGCTTGTAAGGTACTGAACGTTGCTCCAGAGATTTTTTTCCACCTCTCCGGAACCAGGCGTTTTGAGGTCCAGGATTCTGGATACGCGCGCATCCACTTTGGATATATCCAGAGCCCCGCCGGTTTCCATTGATACCGAATAACCCGCATCGCACAGCAATCGAAGCAAAGCCAGGCACTCTTTTTGAGCCAGAGGTTCGCCCCCTGTCACGGTAACATGACGAGCCCCATGCCTTGCCACCTCCATCAGAATAGCGGCAAGGGAGAGGCGCTCGCCCTCATGGAACGCATAAGCAGTATCACAGTAGCCGCAACGCAGCGGACAACCGGTGAGCCGCACGAAAACAGTCGGCAGCCCTACACGACTGGTTTCTCCCTGCAGAGATAGAAAGATCTCGTTGACACGCAAGCTTGCCCCTTCCGCGGAAGATGGAATCTTCCTGGACAGAGGTGGGAAATCCGGGGACAGGATCTGAACCATATATACGGGACGGAAGCCGGCAGGAAAATGTCCTGGCCGGCACACGCCGCTATTTGATACTGGTTAACCGCCGTTTGGCTTTGTCTGCTGCGTCGCTGCCGGGATATTTGACGATGACGCTTTCCAGAATTGTCCGGGCAGCATCTTTTTTATTCAGCTCCAACTGGCTGCTGGCTATATTGAGCATCGCATCCGGTACTTTGGGGCTGTCCGGATAGATTTTGATCAGCGTCTCCTGCGCGGCAACGGCATTCTTGAACTCGCGCAATGCATAGAAGGAATTTCCGATCCAGTAGTGGGCGCTGGCAGCAAAACTTGATTCGGGATAAGACCTGAGAAAACTGTTGAAACTGGATATGGCTTCCTTGTACTTGCCTGTCTTGAACAGATCGTATCCGTTCTCATAGGCGCGGCCATCGGCGCCATCGGCGACAGAATTCCTGTTGGCAGGCGTGGCGTATTCGGACGAAACGGCAGAAGCCGAGGCAGGAACAGCAGCGGATGCAGTTCCTTTCATCCCCTGACTGGAATTCGGGCCTGCATTGGAATCAATGGCGGAGCTGGATGCAGCGGGGGAGGATACCCCCGACCTGGGCGCAGCTGTCCCATCGGCTCCTTCCGTCTGCTCCAGCCGCCTGAGCCGGTTATCGAGATCAACGTAGAAATCCCGCTGCCGTTTCTGCGCCAGTTCGTTTTCATTGACCAGCACTTCTATCTGACCCTGCAACCTGTTCAGATCGAGCCGCAGGCTTTCTATCTGGTTGTGAAGTTCCAGCAATGGCCGACTACCGAGATCTTCTTCGAGTCTGCTAACACGAGATTCCAATGTTTGTCCCTGATTCCTCAGGTCGCCCATCGTCTGCTGCGCGACCATGCGGCGCGGCGCCCTGTCATCATCGAAGGTTCTCGCATGAATCGAACCACAGACCATCAGAACCGATAGCAGGAAAGCGCGCTGGAGCATGATTATTCACCCTGATAACGGATATCCACGCGGCGATTTTCAGCCCATGCAGCCTCGTCATGGCCCATTGCATGAGGTTTTTCCTCGCCCAGGCTCACAGCTTCAATCTGCCCCTCCTGGGCACCTGATAGGGTCATTGCATACTTGACCGCGTCCGCACGACGCTGGCCCAACGCCAGGTTATACTCGCGACTGCCGCGCTCGTCTGTATTTCCCTGCAGCAGCACCCTGGCATTGGGATGCTCACGCAGATATTTCGCATGTGCCGCGACCAGAGATCTGAATTCATCCTTTACTACATAGCTGTCGAAATCGAAATAGATGCTGCGCTTGGAAAGAATGCTGTTGGGATCGGTAAGCGGATTGAGGGTTGGGGATGTGTAATCCTCAGCCTGCATGCCCTCCCTTTGCGCGGCGGCAGCATCCCTGGATCGATCTCTATCCTCCATATCCGCGTCGCCGGGCTGCTTTGTCTGGCTGGCGCATGCTGTCAACAGGCTGATCAATAACACGCCCAAAACTTTTTTCATTTCTATTCCCTTTTAGGTTAGCCAAAAATACACTGGAATTACTGCAGACGCCGTAGCGGACCCCACGCCGGTTCTCTTATATCACCCGTCTGCGTTGAAAGCTGCTGCCGGGTTCTCCCGTCACTCGAAACCGCGGATAATATACCACGGCCCCGTATTTCAGTAGCATAAAGAACCATTCTGCCGTTGGGGGCAAAGCTTGGCGATTCGTCGAATCTCGAATCCGTGAGCAAGCGCACCTGGCCGGTCGCAAAGTCCTGAATGGCCACGTTGAATCTATCGCCGCTGCGGTGGATAAAAGTA contains the following coding sequences:
- the aat gene encoding leucyl/phenylalanyl-tRNA--protein transferase translates to MIPWLSSDSLFPPLHTALIQPNGLLAVGGDLSPRRLIEAYSQGIFPWFNDGDPILWWSPDPRMVLFPRELKVSRSLQKSLRKGNYEIRTDRNFTPVMRACAAPRRDSCGTWIQNKMIFAYSALHEMGFAHSVETWMDGELVGGLYGVALGRVFFGESMFSRVSNASKIAFVHLVRQLERWGFEMIDCQMKTAHLASLGAREIPREEFSQRLKELVNYMERGEKWCFDHEQVE
- the pal gene encoding peptidoglycan-associated lipoprotein Pal; protein product: MKKVLGVLLISLLTACASQTKQPGDADMEDRDRSRDAAAAQREGMQAEDYTSPTLNPLTDPNSILSKRSIYFDFDSYVVKDEFRSLVAAHAKYLREHPNARVLLQGNTDERGSREYNLALGQRRADAVKYAMTLSGAQEGQIEAVSLGEEKPHAMGHDEAAWAENRRVDIRYQGE
- a CDS encoding tetratricopeptide repeat protein, producing MKLQHLSLILVLILFSGTARAATLWDKFNDEVETLYQQGDYKGAAVAAKKALQAAEQGLEPGHPDIATSLNSLAMIHSAQGHYKEAEPLLKRAQAIFEKSLGTESPEVAATLNNLAMLYRNKGDYAEAESLYKRALAIDEKAFGEEHPNVAASLNNLAQLYQAEGQYPQSEPLLKRAVTILEKTGGPYHPNLAVSLNNLALLYNAQKQYAKAEPLYKRVFAITKRAFGPNHPNVALSLNNLGGLYKDQGKYPHAEPLFRRALLISEETLGPDHPNVATSLENLAQLYREIGYSHKAEPLAKRAAAIRAATR
- the ybgF gene encoding tol-pal system protein YbgF, coding for MLQRAFLLSVLMVCGSIHARTFDDDRAPRRMVAQQTMGDLRNQGQTLESRVSRLEEDLGSRPLLELHNQIESLRLDLNRLQGQIEVLVNENELAQKRQRDFYVDLDNRLRRLEQTEGADGTAAPRSGVSSPAASSSAIDSNAGPNSSQGMKGTASAAVPASASAVSSEYATPANRNSVADGADGRAYENGYDLFKTGKYKEAISSFNSFLRSYPESSFAASAHYWIGNSFYALREFKNAVAAQETLIKIYPDSPKVPDAMLNIASSQLELNKKDAARTILESVIVKYPGSDAADKAKRRLTSIK
- a CDS encoding arginyltransferase; translated protein: MSKLNDLPASTLQFYTTASYPCSYLPEQLARSQVATPSHLIDTIVYGGLVQAGFRRSGAFTYRPFCDNCRACLPVRVVVDSLALRRSQRRSWNRHRHLVATQHDLYYHPDHYALYLRYQAQRHSGGGMDRDSREQYRHFLLPSNVDSKLVEFRENGVLRMVSIIDELPDGISSVYTFFDPDVPGASFGTYNILWQAHQCRELKLPYLYLGYWIKDSRKMAYKAAFRPLQALINGQWELLENLSDYPSCAFP
- the queE gene encoding 7-carboxy-7-deazaguanine synthase QueE, encoding MVQILSPDFPPLSRKIPSSAEGASLRVNEIFLSLQGETSRVGLPTVFVRLTGCPLRCGYCDTAYAFHEGERLSLAAILMEVARHGARHVTVTGGEPLAQKECLALLRLLCDAGYSVSMETGGALDISKVDARVSRILDLKTPGSGEVEKNLWSNVQYLTSHDEVKFVLCDEDDYRWAVEMMGKHRLDHTCPVLFSPVHGKLEPTVLAEWILRDRLPVRMQVQLHKLLWGEGPGR
- the queC gene encoding 7-cyano-7-deazaguanine synthase QueC encodes the protein MVKAVVLLSGGLDSATVLAIARQQGYECYALSVSYGQRHGAELAAAKNLARSLGATAHKIIQVDLSTFGGSALIDKEREIPTDGVTPGIPSTYVPARNTIMLSIALAWAEVLGSGDIFIGVNAIDYSGYPDCRPEYIEAFETMANVATKAGIEGTRLAIHAPLMNLSKAEIIKRGGVLGVDYSMTVSCYQADDAGLACGVCDSCRLRRAGFESADVPDVTRYHAGFRQTPAS